ACGCAAAGAAACTGCTTTTTTGACATTTGATTTCCGCGCATCTTTTACAAAACTCCACCatattgcaaaattataatttcGGCCTAATTCATGCATAACTTAACATAGTTTTTTTTGTTCCTAAAGCAACTAGAAGAAGCGCAAATTAATATCTTACAGGCGGAATGTCGTTACAAAATAAGCTGCATTACATCACATTAGATTATAACTTTCTCACAAAGACCAAAAGAATAGattattatttacaaaccTAAACAGTGCATGCTGGTTATACAATATATAGTTATAAGATGAAAGCACAAAAAAACACTGAACAAATTCTactcaattttaaaatgttgtcaGCTATAGGGCCCCATTGTGTCAACTTGACTTTACATAAagataaacaagtaaaatgaAGCGGCTCTTTTACAAAAGGCAGAGTAATAAAATTAGACAACTCTGACCACCGCCTGGGAAAGAAACTGCAACGGCCAAAGTGTGACAATTAGTGTAGATGTGGAACTCACCAATCAAGGGATAAGACATGAAAATTAAAGACACAAAATTTCAAGGTATGAGACTCAGCGAACAGTCCACGCGACAAATACTGATGACAAAGGAAGTAAGAAACCCTATATGAATATATTTCTTCTGGATGAAAGAAGAATATTGCAGTGCTTTGTACCACTGTGAGGGCTTTAACATTCTAAACATTGGAATTATTACATGTAGCTGGGGCAATATTCTACACAACTCAGGTCTCCTATTTCATGTcgtttttgttgaatttaaaGGTCTCATCGTCCACATCGATAGCCCAAGAAAACTTATCACAATCAGCTTTTGTGAACACTTTCTCTACAGATACTTTATGCTTCTTGCACCTGCAAAGttaagaaatgttttatgcgtatatttgtttgcaaaataacaCCGAAATATtatgtcaaaatattctttaatTCAAAAGCAACGGAAAGCTGCTTTAAAACAGTgttcttttattttaatttaaaattttattttatcgtaCGGTTTTTCATAGAATACAGTTGTGTTATCATACCAGGCTACAGTAATTCTTGGATCCATATAGTGACGCTTGGTTGTCTCGGGAGAGATCTCATCGTTCTTTCTCTTTATAATTAAAAGCCATCTTTAGTTTACCCTATTTACACTCGGTGTGGCTTCTCCTGCACaaagtcacagcaaaacgtggcgtacagttgcattgtttgctgtagaaacttgaaatctCGTGactttcctaaaaaatgttcagctatctgtccatgtttattttataaagttggattttgtaatttttgagatattgtcatattttcataatttttctcTCTCTCTGCATTGAAGCgaatcgttttcgtttactcatttacgcaccactaactcgactaactattcttttgggttctcttctcgcggtcagctggttttccgcacagcgggggcgcggcgtaacaagaaaaacttctactaatgtatcacttgtagaaatacgtaatttacactaaatgcactttctttagttttacaattacgatatatactgtacaggataccagatgtttttgctactaacctgtaaaaatccgatcagtttacggcGTATACCGTATAGTCTTCGAGTAactaacgattgaaaatgtgtgtgcagtgtcggccacacctagctAAAATATTAATGTCGCGAGCCCGGTTTGTATAGGCCATAGGGTATTCGTGGTAGTGTTAAATAATATTATAGCAAACATTCACGAAAACTAAAATGACCTTAACAAGCCAAAATAAGAATAGCACCAATAGATACCTAATATTTCAAGTTGAATAAAGTCTTTGTTCAAATTCAAGTGTTTAGGTTTGTATTAAAATTGGATCCGTATAGCTCAGTATCCTGAGCATTTTGATTCTATTTTTCGTTGTATATATTAGGTCATACAAATCTGTGTTTACATTCCCTTCATCTTGAGTCGGTATTACAGCAGTAAGAAATTAATGTGTTTATATAATACTGTATGCTGATTTTGTATCACACTGTATCCCTATTTTTGTAGAGgatttaattttcttgtttgcagACTGCAACACGTTTGTTTGGTTCGATTATCAGGAAGACATAGaattgcaaacaatttttgctggctaaaaTATAAACCAATTTCTGTGGGCAAGAACTTCATGTTTTTGCTTGATATGCGCCGTTATATTGATTTTAATATTAGCAGGATATTATTTTATACAGTACATTATAGATATGATTGTTAGTGGATGGGTGAAAATATATCTTGTTTACTTGGTAAATGGGTGTACGGTAAATCAGTGTAACAACTTATATTCTTTTAGGCTTTGTATAGACGTCGCATGTATTTAAATGCAGGATTCACACATTTTGTCAGTAGTATAACCGTCATATCCAACTTGTGAACAGATAATTTTAACACCTTCATGCTAGGACTGCATCCACGCATGCACGCTTGCAAGCATTTTGTATAAATAATCTTAGTTCATAGTATTATTTGTAAATATAGATAAGCTAAAACAGAAAGAcaagtttataacaaaaatatttgcgaTGCATATAATAACTTGCTGATTGATAACTACTAATAGTCTAATGACTGttattaaaagaaataaaaagaaagaTTCGTTTACAATCCAAACTGCCTTTTCATGCAATTCGTTTCTACGTTTACTGACATTTTGGGAGACTGAACGGCGGTGATTTAGTTTTTCTGCAGCAATCATGTTTGCCTGCTTATGGCACTCCAATAGCGACTTTTCATCATGGTCATCTTTACAATTTTCTGTGACAAACGTAACAATTAAGATACCACATACAAAATGGCAAAGTTTGTTGCaaggaagaaaaaattaagttataaTAAAGTAGGAACTAAAATCTACCAAGACTTTTCacgttttgttgaaaactggAAGTTATAAAATGAATTCATTAAAACTCAAATCATTTATTTGTATATTCCATATCAGTGAAGGAAGAAGATTAATATGTCGTCCAAGTGCATACTCCAGATATTCCCACAATACAAACAAATCataccaaaaataaaacttaaagtaGAAATCTTCAAAGTTCATTTCAACTTACGGTTAGTTAGCTTGATAAGTTCTGCTTCAAATGTGCTGGAAGCGTTATACGTTCTGAATACTTTGACTGTAAGTCCATCCATGAACTTGTTCAAATGCTTGTTCAACGTGCTGTTCTGAAAATTTGGCATGATAATAATAACACTATAAGatgcaatatttttgtgtaaGCTATAACAGTTTTGAATTCCTTATATTACAAGTTTTTAGGTTAAGTTAGTTCTCTTACATTCACGGTACTGAACACCTTATCTGTGTTATTTTTTCTGAATTCTTCtagatttttaaaaacctaAAAAAGAAGTGGAACATCATACGATCAGTTGAGGTATAAACTTACCTGcaacaaacaacacaaaagAAACAGTGAAAAGTGAAAGAAAGTGTGCTTAACTTTTTTACTGTGTCAAATCATCAATAAACAAGCTCGAAAAACAAATGTACCTTTTCCAGTACTGAAACCGTTCGAACATAACGAACGTAATCTTTGCCAAGGAAGTCAAACTTAACAACGTTATATTCATCATCGAGGTGCTCATGTAATCTAATGTGTTCCCATCTCAGTGTGCAACAGCCGAAAGTATTCGCAGAGTtgtcttcatttttttcattgccAGGTCTCATAGCAAGCTGTtggtaaatatttgcaaaacattttttgtaacgTTTGAGTCTGCTGTTGTTTCGTAATAAACTGAAGTAACTTTAGCTTACGAGCAAAATACATAAGGTTGAAAAACTTTGGGTGATGATTACATATCATTATAAGCTATAAAAGCGTGCAATTAAAACACAATTCTATGCCTTGTCAATAAAGTAAAGAGCAACGGCTGATTCCTTTTTCATGGGATCGGAACTATCAAGGTCTTCgtagtaatttttttgaatttcttcgATTTTCGACCCCAGTTGGCGCGCGATGTCATACTTCTGCTTGTCTCTTTTACCCTGTTACAGTGCAAGTTC
The Clavelina lepadiformis chromosome 4, kaClaLepa1.1, whole genome shotgun sequence DNA segment above includes these coding regions:
- the LOC143453498 gene encoding DNA topoisomerase 1-like, whose amino-acid sequence is MEKADGNVNNDFKAIQSKNGEWKTLQHQGPLFPPQYEPLPDDVHFKYDGKRKKLQPKSEEVMTFYAKITNGVYKSNEVFRKNFFNDWKTVMSKEEKNEITELEKCDFSVVLKYFKSISKKKTKNKTEGYEFCIWDGCEEKIENFKLEPPGLFMGRGDHPKNGRVKKRIAPEQITINCSRDKIPNPPTGHKWKSVCHNNNVFWLASWEDRVAEKTKYIKLHPSSQIQVGKRDKQKYDIARQLGSKIEEIQKNYYEDLDSSDPMKKESAVALYFIDKLAMRPGNEKNEDNSANTFGCCTLRWEHIRLHEHLDDEYNVVKFDFLGKDYVRYVRTVSVLEKVFKNLEEFRKNNTDKVFSTVNNSTLNKHLNKFMDGLTVKVFRTYNASSTFEAELIKLTNQNCKDDHDEKSLLECHKQANMIAAEKLNHRRSVSQNRKNDEISPETTKRHYMDPRITVAWCKKHKVSVEKVFTKADCDKFSWAIDVDDETFKFNKNDMK